In Edaphobacter paludis, a single window of DNA contains:
- a CDS encoding translocated intimin receptor Tir gives MDFLRGVRTIVTDSHFLVPFFVLIAGIALLVALH, from the coding sequence ATGGATTTTCTGCGTGGCGTGAGGACGATTGTCACAGACAGTCATTTTCTGGTGCCGTTTTTTGTGCTGATCGCGGGGATTGCCCTTCTGGTCGCCTTGCACTAA
- a CDS encoding GRP family sugar transporter has protein sequence MGSAVTNRQKEGMSLHRLGVVCGLTAGVWLGAAEAPTKLVNAGFSPFAISLCMVAGVFTARWTFPTLLKGTSYVFADLFDKKHLIVWALLAGALWAVANTLTVFAIRDVGLAVAFPLWNTNSLIGLLWGRLLFRELEGASAKNIGKVVLGTVAIVSAAVMLGFSTLHGGTATTHHAVGGILAAAGASLMWGTMYVPYRKAYLSGMNPLSFVTAFTVGELSTVFALTLALDGGLHSPSFQLFHLRGMVFWLFLGGFVWVIGDLFQQFATKYVGIGRGIPLSNTNQLWGLAWGALVFGELAAADHRHKLLVVTGSVVMILGALAISTAVASSKEQTSTNEAVLRECERYGLDYNRTLMAMAGDEFGTRNERRRWWDYAIIAAATGVFIWLGVRAVVPPLAMNVRWIAALGGVLLLSLVAGTWSLWRRTRFS, from the coding sequence GTGGGAAGCGCGGTTACCAATCGGCAGAAAGAGGGGATGTCGCTGCATCGCCTGGGCGTGGTTTGCGGGCTGACAGCGGGCGTCTGGCTGGGGGCCGCAGAGGCACCAACGAAGCTGGTGAACGCGGGTTTCTCTCCGTTTGCGATTTCGTTGTGCATGGTGGCGGGAGTGTTTACGGCGCGGTGGACCTTTCCGACGCTGCTGAAGGGCACGAGCTATGTCTTCGCTGATCTTTTTGATAAGAAGCATTTAATTGTGTGGGCACTGCTGGCGGGGGCGCTTTGGGCGGTGGCGAATACGCTGACGGTGTTTGCGATTCGCGACGTCGGACTGGCGGTGGCGTTTCCGCTTTGGAATACGAATTCACTGATTGGACTTCTGTGGGGACGGCTGCTATTCCGTGAGCTGGAAGGGGCCAGCGCAAAGAACATTGGCAAGGTGGTATTGGGAACGGTGGCCATTGTGTCTGCGGCGGTGATGCTGGGTTTCAGTACGCTGCACGGAGGGACGGCCACGACCCACCATGCCGTGGGCGGCATACTGGCGGCGGCTGGGGCGAGTTTGATGTGGGGGACGATGTATGTTCCATACCGGAAGGCTTACTTGAGCGGTATGAACCCGCTGTCGTTTGTTACGGCCTTTACGGTGGGCGAGCTGAGTACGGTGTTTGCGCTGACGCTGGCGCTGGATGGCGGTCTGCATTCGCCTTCGTTTCAGTTGTTCCACCTGAGAGGAATGGTGTTCTGGCTGTTTCTCGGCGGGTTCGTATGGGTGATCGGCGATTTGTTTCAGCAGTTTGCTACGAAGTACGTCGGGATTGGGCGGGGAATTCCGCTCTCGAATACGAATCAGCTCTGGGGACTGGCGTGGGGCGCGCTGGTGTTTGGTGAACTGGCGGCGGCGGACCATCGCCATAAGCTGCTGGTGGTGACGGGGTCGGTAGTGATGATTCTGGGAGCGTTGGCGATCAGTACGGCGGTGGCGTCATCGAAGGAGCAGACCTCGACCAATGAGGCGGTGCTGCGGGAGTGTGAGCGATATGGGCTCGATTACAACCGCACGTTGATGGCGATGGCCGGCGATGAGTTTGGCACGCGAAACGAACGGCGGCGGTGGTGGGACTACGCGATTATTGCTGCCGCTACGGGAGTGTTCATCTGGCTTGGAGTGCGGGCGGTGGTTCCTCCGCTGGCGATGAATGTTCGCTGGATTGCTGCGCTGGGTGGAGTTTTGCTGCTGAGTCTGGTGGCGGGGACCTGGAGTTTGTGGCGGCGGACACGGTTCTCGTAG